DNA sequence from the Planctomycetota bacterium genome:
CATCAGGAAACTCAAGACCCGGTCGAACTTCCGCTCGCCAATCAGTTCGTGCAAGTCGCCCACCGCGCTCACCACGCTCATCGCCCGGCGGTCAAATGCCGACACCACGCCGCCCTGCTCGACGATCTGCTCCGCGACCGGACCGTATCGGCCAAGGCAAGCGACCTCGACGGCGTGACCGGCGGCGCGTAGCCGACGTTCGAGTTGCCGAATCACCTCCGGCGTCCCGCCAAGTTCAAGATCGGTGTTGAGCAGCAGCAGCCGGCTCATCCCGCCGCCCCCGCCGCCTCGACCAGCGCTTGGAACAATGCCAACTGCGCAGGATCATCGGTCAGCCGCTCGGGGTGCCACTGCACACCGACCCACATCGGCAAGGTCGGATCCTCAATGGCTTCGATGACTCCATCGGGGGCGTGACCGCTAACGACCAGACCGGCACCGGCGCTGCGCAGTGCCTGGCGATGATTCGTGTTGACCGCGAGTTCGTCGCCCCCGGTGATCTCGGAAAAGCGCGAACCTGCAACGGCTTGTACCGCGTGCCGACGCTGCCAATCGGACTCCTGCAGCTTGCGGTGTTCGATCGCCCCATCTCGTGGGACATCGGGCAGAAACTGGTGCAACGCCCCGCCGCCGCGTAGGCCCATCAGTTGCATGCCGAGACAGATGCCGAGTGTCGGTGTTCGCCGCGCGTGAGACTCGTCGAGCAAGCGATACTCAAAAGCCTCCCGCCGCGGATCGACGGGCACGCACGATGGATGCCACGCCTCGCACCACGTCGACGGGTCGGGATCGTTGCCGCCGGTCATGAGCAGGCCGTCGACGAGGCTCAGGAGTCGAACGACGTCAGCGTCTTCGTGATACGGCAATGCGATCGGTTCGCCGCCGGCACGGCGAACGGCGTTCACATAAGTATGCATCAACTGATACCGCGTCGGATCGCGGTCATGGTCGGTGGTGATGCCGATGAGCGGACGAGCCATGCGGCGATCCTAACCGCGTTGCGGGGCAACGCAGCTAGGCGCAAAACTTATCGATGTAACTGCGCAGAGCTACGTTGCTCCGCAACGCCGTTACACGCACCACGTCATCGGTGTCGCATGATGCGCATGACGCTGATCACGCCGATGAAGGCAATGAGCAACGTAACGATGACGAAGCCGGCGCAAACGCCGAACATGGCGGTGCCGACACCGACCGAGGTGTTGCTCTGTGTGACGGTGATCACCTGCCCTGGCGTTGCGACGCTTGCACGCGTTCCAATCGGTTCGTTGTTGACCGTATCGAGGGCGGCGAGCATCGGCATGGCCGCGCCGTCGGGCAACGGTTCGATCAAGTCAAACATGTCGGCGGTGATCGCGTCGTCGGCATCGGTGCCGACCTCGGCGAAGACATCGGCAAGCGCGCGGGTCAGTTCATCGGGCCGATCCGCACGGCGGTAGCTGTGGACCCGCGTTGCCAGTGCGAGGTCGGCATCCATGTCGACACCGATCACGTCCACGGTGATACCACGGGCAAGGATGTCGGGCAGGTGCTGATCGACCTTGCGTTGATCCTCGGCTTCGCCATCGGTGACCACCAGCAACCGATAGGTGCCGTAGTCGTTGCCAGAAGCCGAACGAGCTTCAAGAAGGCGGTCGGCACCGATTTTCAGGTATGCGCCCAACGGCGTCGCGCCCTTGGGCCGGATCGGATCGAGCGCGGAACGTGTCCGCTGAAGATCCACCAGGCCGAGATCGACCACCCACCGCTGCGGCACGTTACGGCCGCTAAAGACGACGATACCGACCTGCGTTCGCGGCGGCACCGTCTCGAGCACCGAGAGTAGTGCGTCCTTCGCCACGGTCATCTTGTCCAGCCGGCGACCGGCCGTCGCACCGGGGAAGGATTCGCCCATGCTGCCCGACGCGTCGAGGATGACGACGACGTGATCCGTGTCGGCCAGCGCGATGCTGGCGGAACTCGGCAGGAGCAGCGCGAAGATGAGTAGCAGATGTCGCATCGGATCAGAAGTCGAAGTCGCTGTCCTGCAGCGTCTCGGCGGGGACTTTCAAGAGACGGAACTCGACGCGCATGTTGGTCGTGGCTTCGTTCATGTTGGTGGGCTTGGCGATGAGCGGCTCGCTGACGCCCACGCCGACGGGTTGGATCTGCGACGGGTCGAGACGCACGCCCTGCTGGGCCGCGTATTGCACGATCGCTTCGCGGACGGCCTGGGCGCGACTGCGTGAGAGGTTCAGCGCGGCCTGCATGGTTTGCCGAGGGTTGGTCGCGCCGCCGTCAAACGCGCCTTGCTCGATGAGCGCGACGATCTCGTCGGTCGACTCCAGATCGAGCGGCTTGCCGTTGAAGAAGTACTCGACCTTCCCGCCGTTCTCGCGCCGTTGAAGAATGCCCTTGTCGAGGCCGGCTTGCACGAGGTGGCGGAGCGTCAGCGTCGGGTCGGCGTGACCGCGAACGGCGATGACGGCATTGCCGAATCGGCCGGCGGTCTCGATCGCACGGGCGAACTCGGGGCCGTAGACCGTCGCGGGGAAGTCGGTCTGGTTCGGCTCGAAGTTGATCGTGAACGCCAGCAGCGTGTTCTCATCGAGCACCTCGTCGGGGAAGAGTTCGACCGCCTCGGCGTCGAACCGCTCGGCCAGCTGCGGCGCCTCGTACTCGAGCCCCGCGACCTCCGCGAGACCGGGGTAATCGAAGTCGGGGCCAAAGAACCCGGCGGCGATCTTGGAATAGCCGAGCGTGGTCGCGAGTTCGATGCCGGCCTTCTCCTTGGCACGAAAGCCGGTCGAACTGGCGGTGTCGGTGAAAAACACCTCGTTGCCCGGCAGACCGACGAAGCTCGCGTCCATCAGCAAGCCGTGTGCGTCGATCTCCAGCGTCGGCAACACGTCCTCGCCGAAGATGTCCTGGGCCATCTGAAGCATGCTCTGGTACTCGGCGTTGCGGCCGGTCTGGTTGTACGCGCGGCGACCTTCGACAAGCTCGGCAGACGCCTTGAAGTAACCGGCGGCGAGCTTCTCGACCATCTCACGGTTGGCGTCGTAGAAGTCCTTGCGGACCGCATAGACGTCGGCGATCGAGCGTGACATTTGGGCCGTCGAGACGAGGACTTTCGCGCCCTCCACGGTCCCCTCGGCACCGGTGCCGGTCGCATCGAGGCCGCCGGTGAGGGCGAACATGTCCGGACTGATCACCGTCGCGGCGTCGATGCTCGGGTCATTTCGGAACAGCTCGGCTGGCGAGTTCTCACCGGTGAGATTGGGGACGAACTTGATCGTGACATCGTCGTAGCCGAGCTGGCCGGTGCGGAGCACGTCGTAGAGCATCCCGACGTGTGGCCCGGCGTCCTGGACGGCGATGGTCTTGCCCTTGAGGTCGTCGATCGTGTTGATGTCGCCGCGGGTGACGAGGTGATCGCCGGCGGACCAGGTGAGTTGAAGGAAGACGACGGGCTTGGTGCGTGGGTCCTGGCCGATGGTGCCGCTGGCGAGGGCGAGCATGTTGAAGGTGCCGCGCAGGAACGGGCTCTTGCCGGACATGTAGTCGCGGACCTGCTGCTCGAAGTCGTCGCCGGCCGTGAGGTTGAGCTTGAGACCGAGGTCGGCGTAGGTGGAGCCGGGCGCGGTTTCGAGGCCACCATTGGCGTGGAAGGTCGCGACGTCACCGCCCCAGGTGATGAACGGCACCTGCACGGGTGTGTTCACCCCGTCGCCCTGCACCGGCCCGACCGCCGTGTCGCCGACGCGATCCTCGAAGCTGCGGACCTGCGCGGTCGCGGGCAGCACGAGTAGAATCACCAAGAGCAGTGCGATGAATCGCGTCACGCTGGACACATTACCGATGAGCGAAGTTCTGGACATGGGAATCACCAGCCATGTTTATAACCGATCGCACCAAGGAACCTCAACGGCGAACCGCGTTGCGGAGCAACGCAGCTAAACACTCTGCGAAAGTCACCGCTGAATCGCGCTGCTGAGCTACGCATCGCACCTATGCACTTCGCAAGAATCGCCGATGAACCACGTTGCGGAGCAACGCGGCTATGCACTTTGCGAAATTCTCTGCTCAGCTGCGTTGCTCCGCAACGCGGTTGGACGCGAGGTCCTCGATCATCGGCAGTAGCTTGAGCTTGATGAACTCGTCGATCCGCCAGAGGTTGCGGGGGCGGCCGTGCTCGAAGAATGCCGAGGCGGTGAGTAGGAGAATGTCGTGCCAGGCGTCGATCGGGAGGCCGGCCGTGGAGAGCCTGGTCACGGCGCGGTACGCGTCGGTGAGTGTTCGGTGCAAGACGAGTAGTTGCAGCGCGACGAGGCCGAAGAGCGTGACCTCGCCGTTGTCGCGCCACGCGATCGCCGGTTGGTGCAGCCAGTCTTCGGTGGGCGTGAGCTTGGGCCAAAGCAGTTGCAGGTCGCGGAGGGTGAGGTCGAGCTTGGTCGGCGTGCCGGAGAGGATCGAACTATTGGGCGGCGGCGTGTCCATGAGCCGGGCGAGCTTGAACTCCGACACATCGGCGAACAGCTCGGCCAGCACCACGCTCATCACGTCCGGCCACTTCTGCTCCAACGGCACCGTCGCCGCCGTCGCGCAAAGCCGTTGGTAGACGTCATCGAACCGCAGCAACGACGCCTGATAAGCGTGACCCCAGATGTCATGCACGGCGTACTTCTCGACCTGATCCAGCGGCAGCACCGTGAAGAGTCGCCCCAGCTCGGCACGCGCGTTCGTCTCGTCCAACCCCGCCGACATCGCCGCATCGAGCAGCGGGTCGGCGACGCTCTCGGTGTCCATCGCGCTGAATGCGGGGAAGTGTTTCTGGAGCGACGCGGTGACGCTGTTGGTCCGCGCGAGCCAGTCGGCGTGGGCGGGGTTCGGCTCGACGCAAAGCAGCACGAGCACCGGGGCGGCAATGACGTGAACTTCGTCGGGAGTGTGGGGTGCGTTGGGATAGACAGCACGGAGCAAGCCGTGGCGCCCGTCCGGCGTGGCGAGGTCCCAACGCCGTCGAATCGCCGCGACCACGGCGGCTTTGCGGCACGCGTCTTCCATGTCGACTTCGACCGTCGCCGCGATCTCGTCGGCATCGACCAGCAGCTCCCGCACCCACGCCAATGCGTCGGCGACGGCCCCGGTGAAGTCGGTGCGGTACGCCGCGAGTAATGCACTCTTGGTCGAGTCGAAGACACCGCCTTGCGCGACGCTTTCGTTCAGTCGTGCCGCACAAAGAATGCCTCGGGCTAGATGCGCCGCCGTTTCCTGATTGCTGACGTCGTCGACCGCCGGCGGTTCGAGCAGATCGTCCGCGGCGGCGAAGAGCTTGTCGTGCAACATCAGCGTTGGCTGTCGCACAAACGCATTGAGCCATTCGAGCAACTGCAAATGCTCGAACTCAACCGTCGGGCGATGGAGTCGGGTTGCACAGAAAGTCAGCGACATTGGGTGTAGCGCAGGCACGGCCTGCCATTGCGGTGACGCAGATGGCAGGCAGTGCCTGCCCCCACCAGCGCGGATTAGTGACCTTCCGCCGGCTTGCCGAGATGCTTGTCTTGAAGCTCTTTCACGTACTTCTCGACATCGGTGGCGTTGCTCGCTTCGAGGTTCAGACGCAGCAGCGGCTCCGTGTTGCTCTTGCGGACGTTGAACCACCAGTCGCCGTTGTCGATCGTGATGCCGTCGAGGTAGTCGATCTCGGCTTTCTTGTACGCCTCGGCGAGCTCGCGAATCTTGGCGTCCTTGTCCTCGACCTGGTAGTTGATCTCGCCGGACTGGGCGTACTTCTGCAGCGGCTTGACCAGTTCGCTCAGCGGCTTGCCGGACTTGGACAGGTGACTCAGCAACGCGGCAAAGACGATCGCGCCGCTGTCGGCGTAGAAGTTGTCCTTAAAGTAGAAGTGCCCGGAAAGCTCACCGGCGAAGATGCCGTCGTTTTCCTTCATCGTCTTCTTGATGAACGCATGGCCGACGCGGTCGCGCTTGGGGACGCCGCCGTGCGCCTTGATCGTGTCGGGGACGATGTGGGAGCTGCGCAGATCGTAGACAATCGTGCCGCCTTCGTTGTCCTTGAGGAAGTCCGGAGCGAGCAGCGCGGTGAGAATGTCGCAGCCGACGGTCTTACCGTTCTCATCAATGAACATGCAGCGATCCGCATCGCCGTCGAAGCAGCCGCCCAGGGCGTAGCCGCCCTTGTGAACTTCGTCTTGCACCCACTTGAGGTTCTCCTCGACGAGCGGGTTGGGCTCGTGGGTGAACTCGCCGGTGACGTCGAAGAGAATCTTGGTGATCTCCAGGTTCGGCACGTCATCGAAGACCTTGGGGACCATGACGCCGGCCATGCCATTGGACGCGTCGACGGCGATCTTGATTGGGTTGGGCAGGTCGAGAAATTGCAGGACGTGCTTGCGGTACTCGGCCCAAAGGTCCATCTCCTCGAGCTTGCCTTGGAGGCCGGTCTTGCCGACGCGGGTCTGGACGGCGATGCGCTTGATGTCGTCGAGTCCCGACGCACTGCCGATCGGCACGGCCTTGGGGCCGCTGATCTTGAAGCCGTTGTAGTTGATCGGGTTGTGGCTGGCGGTGACCTGGATGCCGCCGACGCAGTCGAGGTGATTGATGGCGAAGTAGATGAACGACGTGTCGATCATGCCGACGTCGATGACATGCGTACCGACACTGCGGATGCCTTCGATGAGGGCGGCCTTGAGTTTGGGCGTGTGGGGCCGCATGTCGCCGCCGACGACGATGGTGTCCTCGCGGCCGACCTTGGCTTCGGTGGTCTGGCGGGACCGCTTGAGGAACTGCGCCGCCGCATGCCCGACCCGCCAGGCGGCGTCCTCATTGAGCGGCTCAGGCGTGGTTGCACGGACGTCGTAAGCTTTGAAGATCTTCTCGATGCTCATGGTGTCGCCGCGAGTCTAGCCGGGCGAGAATCGTTGTAAACGCACCCCATGGGAACGGAAGGTCGCATAAGTAGCAATGTCAGTCTTGCTCTGGCGCCACCGGGGCGAGATGCTCGACCGCCTTCTCGGCAAGCTGAGCCACGAGCAGCCGATACTGCTCCCGAAGGTACTCTCCGTCTTGCAAAGCGTCGTTCAGTTCACCATCCGGCGAATCGACACGCGGCGTCAACGTCATGTATGTCATCCGGTGAACTACCTTCGCGTTGTCGGCCCGAAACACGATCACACGAGCGGCGATGAACGGCATGAATCGATCGGACTTGAACGCGACGACGTGCTTCATCACGCCAAAGCCGAGAATGTCTGCCACAACCACGGCATCGGGTCCGCCTTCGGAGAGTTGGGCTTTGAGGTGCGTCCGCCGGGCTTCGCTGTTGAGCGATGGGAAAGATCGCTGCACCGGGAGATCGGCCTTGTCACGCCGATCAGGCTCGTCGTGAACACTGCACCGCTGCCGCAGCTCCATCAGCTCACGATTTCAAGCGTGCCGCCTTCGGTGAGGTAACCGTGCTGATTCATGCCCTGGGCGAACGCCCGATGGAACTCACCCCGCGAATCGATGTTGGCTTGGGCGACGGTTGCCTGGAGGATCTTGCTGCGCTCGTCTTCGATCGCCTTTTCGATCGCCATTCCCGCCGAGCTGGCAGCCATCATGCTGCCGCCGACGATCATGCCGCCGATGGGCGTGAGGAGGATCGACGCCGCCAATCCGAATGCCGCGCCGGACACCGCGGCAACTGCGAGCTCGCCTGAATCATCGTCGTAAGGGAGCTCGCCCTTGTTGTTGTAGAACACCGCCGGTTGATACGGCTTATCGCCCCACTGTGCGGTAACGAGTTGAAAACTCCGCAGGTCGCGGTTTTTCTTGGCGTTGTACCGCACGTTGTTTTGGCACCCCGCTGACAACAGCCCCAAAGCGAGCACGAGAACACAAAATCGTTGCATGCTGCAGAGATTATTTGGTTCGTAGAGTACTCGCCAGTCTCACACCGGCAATACCCACCCCAGCACGGCGATCGCGTGGCAGGCGCTGCCGGCGAGGACGAAGACGTGCCAGATGGCGTGGTTGAAGCGGAGCTTGTCCCAGAGGAAGAACACGCAGCCGAAGGTGTAGCACAGCCCGCCGGCGAGGATCAGCGCGATGCCGGGCATGTCGATGCCCCGAACGATCGGCACGAACGCGACGATGCCGACCCACCCCATGAAGACGTAGAGCGACGTGTCGGACCAGCCGAACTTCTCGCCGGTGCGAAAGCGCGCGAGCTTGGTCCACATCCCCAGAAACGCCAACGCCCAGATCACCGTCAGCACCGACCAACCCCAGACGGGTGTCAAGCGCAGGAGCAGGATCGGCGTGTACGTGCCGGCGATGAGTAGGTAGATCGCCAAGTGGTCCAGCACTTTCCAGAACTTGGCCCGGACCGTATCGCTCATGAAGTGGTAGGTGGTGCTGGTGAAGTAGACGGCCATCAGCGAGATACCGAAGACGGTCGCCGCGGTGATGCGCATCGTGCCGCCATGCACCATCGACACATGAATGCAAAGCATGGCCACGACCACGGCCAAAAGGAGACCGAGGACGTGGGTGATGACATTGGCCTGCTCTTCCGAGTCGAGTTCGAAGAAGTGTTGACGCATGATCAGCTCCCGAGAACGCGATCAATCTCGTCGAGCGTCGTGACACCCTCGACGACCAGATCGTTGCCGGCATCGCGGAGCCGGCGGAACTTGGTTGACTTGAGAGCTTCAAGCACCGCGGCCTGACCTGCGCCACTTGCGATGGCATCACGAACATCGTCGGTCACGGTGAGCAGCTCGTACACACCGCACCGCCCGGCGAAACCGGTGCCAAGGCAACGCCGACATCCGTGCTCCTTGTATATCGTTGAGACGCCCTCGGCTTTCTCCCCGAGCACCTCCTTGTCATCCTCACTGAGCGGTTTTGCGACCTTGCAGTGGGAACAGAGCTTTCGCACTAGACGCTGCGCGATAAGGTTCTGTAGGCCGTTTGCCAGAGCGTAAGGTTCTACTCCTAGATCCTGTAATCTGAAGATTGAGCCGACGGTATCTCGCGCGTGAATCGTGCTGAAGACAAGGTGTCCGGTCATGGCCGCCTGAATGGCTGTCGTTGCGGTCTCACTGTCGCGGATCTCGCCGACGAGAATGACATCCGGGTCTTGCCGCAGTGTCGATCGCAGGAGCTCGGCGAACGTGTTGCCCTTGTCCTCGTCGACCGGCATCTGCGTGATGCCCTCGAGGCGGATCTCGACGGGGTCTTCGATCGTGACCACGTTGCGTTCGTTTTGGTCGATGGACCGCAGCGTGGCGTAGAGCGTGGCGGTTTTGCCGGAGCCGGTCGGGCCGCAGACGATCACCGTCCCGGCGTCCCGCTTCATGCTCTTGTCGAGCGCCTTAAACACCGGCTCGGGCAGACCCAGCTCCCACATGTACCGCGGCGCGTTCGCCTCATCTAGGACACGGATGACCAACTTCTGTCCGGAAACGCTGGGCGAAAAACTCACGCGGTAGTCCACCCGCCGGTCCGGCACCTTCGCCGCGAAGCTGCCCTCTTGCACGACGTTCTTGCCGTGCAGGTCGATGTCGCAGAGCACCTTGACGACCGTGCCTAGACGGTGACCGACGTCCGCCTTGAGCTTGGCGATGTCGACCATCGTGCCGTCGATGCGAACGCGAACGAGGGTGTGCTCGGACTTGGGCTCGATATGGATATCCGACGCGCGGGTCCGGAAGCAGACGAGCAGGATGAGCCGTAGGAGCGTGACGGCTTCGCCGGGAGCTTTCTTGCCGTCCTCGTCTTTGGCTTGGCTGCCATGGACGACTTGTCCACGCGTGTTGAGTACCTGCAAGTCGGCGATGTTGAACGACTTGCTCGGCAGCGACTCGGCCAGGCTCTGCAACGCTGTCTGCGGCTGATCGGTTGACTCGTCCGCGAAGTGCTTGAGTTGATTTTCGACCGCCTCGGTCTGGCCGGTGCGGAAAACGATCTTGGTTCGGCCGATCTGGATGACGTCGCCGTCGGAGAGCGCCTGCTGTTTGGCGACTTGGCCGTTGACCTTCAGGCCGTTGCGACTGTCGAGGTCTTTGACATGGATGTTCTCACCCGCCGGCTCGACGATCGCGTGAAAACGGGACGCCATGTCGTCGTTGATGTGAATGATATTGCCGAGCTGTCGGCCGATGGTGACGCCGGCCCCGTCAACGAGAAACCGCTTGGCCCCGTCCTTGGTTTTGATCTGCAAGTACGCCATGTGCGAATCAGTCTACTGGCGGGTCGACGCGGGGAAAGAGCGCCTCGGGCTTACCAAGCTTGTGACCTGGCTCGATCGCGGTGTTGGC
Encoded proteins:
- a CDS encoding gamma-glutamyl-gamma-aminobutyrate hydrolase family protein (Members of this family of hydrolases with an active site Cys residue belong to MEROPS family C26.); the encoded protein is MARPLIGITTDHDRDPTRYQLMHTYVNAVRRAGGEPIALPYHEDADVVRLLSLVDGLLMTGGNDPDPSTWCEAWHPSCVPVDPRREAFEYRLLDESHARRTPTLGICLGMQLMGLRGGGALHQFLPDVPRDGAIEHRKLQESDWQRRHAVQAVAGSRFSEITGGDELAVNTNHRQALRSAGAGLVVSGHAPDGVIEAIEDPTLPMWVGVQWHPERLTDDPAQLALFQALVEAAGAAG
- a CDS encoding vWA domain-containing protein; translation: MRHLLLIFALLLPSSASIALADTDHVVVILDASGSMGESFPGATAGRRLDKMTVAKDALLSVLETVPPRTQVGIVVFSGRNVPQRWVVDLGLVDLQRTRSALDPIRPKGATPLGAYLKIGADRLLEARSASGNDYGTYRLLVVTDGEAEDQRKVDQHLPDILARGITVDVIGVDMDADLALATRVHSYRRADRPDELTRALADVFAEVGTDADDAITADMFDLIEPLPDGAAMPMLAALDTVNNEPIGTRASVATPGQVITVTQSNTSVGVGTAMFGVCAGFVIVTLLIAFIGVISVMRIMRHR
- a CDS encoding ABC transporter substrate-binding protein, encoding MSRTSLIGNVSSVTRFIALLLVILLVLPATAQVRSFEDRVGDTAVGPVQGDGVNTPVQVPFITWGGDVATFHANGGLETAPGSTYADLGLKLNLTAGDDFEQQVRDYMSGKSPFLRGTFNMLALASGTIGQDPRTKPVVFLQLTWSAGDHLVTRGDINTIDDLKGKTIAVQDAGPHVGMLYDVLRTGQLGYDDVTIKFVPNLTGENSPAELFRNDPSIDAATVISPDMFALTGGLDATGTGAEGTVEGAKVLVSTAQMSRSIADVYAVRKDFYDANREMVEKLAAGYFKASAELVEGRRAYNQTGRNAEYQSMLQMAQDIFGEDVLPTLEIDAHGLLMDASFVGLPGNEVFFTDTASSTGFRAKEKAGIELATTLGYSKIAAGFFGPDFDYPGLAEVAGLEYEAPQLAERFDAEAVELFPDEVLDENTLLAFTINFEPNQTDFPATVYGPEFARAIETAGRFGNAVIAVRGHADPTLTLRHLVQAGLDKGILQRRENGGKVEYFFNGKPLDLESTDEIVALIEQGAFDGGATNPRQTMQAALNLSRSRAQAVREAIVQYAAQQGVRLDPSQIQPVGVGVSEPLIAKPTNMNEATTNMRVEFRLLKVPAETLQDSDFDF
- a CDS encoding phosphomannomutase/phosphoglucomutase, whose amino-acid sequence is MSIEKIFKAYDVRATTPEPLNEDAAWRVGHAAAQFLKRSRQTTEAKVGREDTIVVGGDMRPHTPKLKAALIEGIRSVGTHVIDVGMIDTSFIYFAINHLDCVGGIQVTASHNPINYNGFKISGPKAVPIGSASGLDDIKRIAVQTRVGKTGLQGKLEEMDLWAEYRKHVLQFLDLPNPIKIAVDASNGMAGVMVPKVFDDVPNLEITKILFDVTGEFTHEPNPLVEENLKWVQDEVHKGGYALGGCFDGDADRCMFIDENGKTVGCDILTALLAPDFLKDNEGGTIVYDLRSSHIVPDTIKAHGGVPKRDRVGHAFIKKTMKENDGIFAGELSGHFYFKDNFYADSGAIVFAALLSHLSKSGKPLSELVKPLQKYAQSGEINYQVEDKDAKIRELAEAYKKAEIDYLDGITIDNGDWWFNVRKSNTEPLLRLNLEASNATDVEKYVKELQDKHLGKPAEGH
- a CDS encoding hemolysin III family protein, translated to MRQHFFELDSEEQANVITHVLGLLLAVVVAMLCIHVSMVHGGTMRITAATVFGISLMAVYFTSTTYHFMSDTVRAKFWKVLDHLAIYLLIAGTYTPILLLRLTPVWGWSVLTVIWALAFLGMWTKLARFRTGEKFGWSDTSLYVFMGWVGIVAFVPIVRGIDMPGIALILAGGLCYTFGCVFFLWDKLRFNHAIWHVFVLAGSACHAIAVLGWVLPV
- a CDS encoding ATPase, T2SS/T4P/T4SS family → MAYLQIKTKDGAKRFLVDGAGVTIGRQLGNIIHINDDMASRFHAIVEPAGENIHVKDLDSRNGLKVNGQVAKQQALSDGDVIQIGRTKIVFRTGQTEAVENQLKHFADESTDQPQTALQSLAESLPSKSFNIADLQVLNTRGQVVHGSQAKDEDGKKAPGEAVTLLRLILLVCFRTRASDIHIEPKSEHTLVRVRIDGTMVDIAKLKADVGHRLGTVVKVLCDIDLHGKNVVQEGSFAAKVPDRRVDYRVSFSPSVSGQKLVIRVLDEANAPRYMWELGLPEPVFKALDKSMKRDAGTVIVCGPTGSGKTATLYATLRSIDQNERNVVTIEDPVEIRLEGITQMPVDEDKGNTFAELLRSTLRQDPDVILVGEIRDSETATTAIQAAMTGHLVFSTIHARDTVGSIFRLQDLGVEPYALANGLQNLIAQRLVRKLCSHCKVAKPLSEDDKEVLGEKAEGVSTIYKEHGCRRCLGTGFAGRCGVYELLTVTDDVRDAIASGAGQAAVLEALKSTKFRRLRDAGNDLVVEGVTTLDEIDRVLGS